The Streptomyces sp. TLI_105 DNA segment CCGGCGGCGCCCTCGCCGCCAACCCCGTCATGGCCGCGGGGCTGATCCGGCTCGGCGAGGCCGCCGCCCGCATCCACCGCGGCGAGTCCGACCGCGCCCTCGCCCACGCGACCTCCGGTCCCTGCCTCCAGCAGAACCTCGTCGCCGTCCTGGAAGGGGAGACCCATGCCCGGTAAGGAGCCCGTCGCCGTCGTCGGCATCGGCCAGACCAAGCACGTCGCCGCCCGCAGGGACGTCTCGATCGCCGGCCTCGTCCGCGAGGCCGCCCTGCGCGCCCTGGAGGACGCCGAGCTGACCTGGGCGGACGTCGACGCCGTCGTCATCGGCAAGGCCCCCGACTTCTTCGAGGGCGTCATGATGCCGGAGCTGTACCTCGCCGACGCGCTCGGCGCGGTCGGCAAGCCCATGCTCCGGGTCCACACGGCCGGATCGGTCGGCGGCTCCACCGCCCTCGTCGCCGCCAACCTGGTCTCCGCGCGCGTGCACCGGACCGTCCTCACCCTCGCCTTCGAGAAGCAGTCCGAGTCCAACGCCATGTGGGGCCTCTCCCTGCCCGTCCCCTTCCAGCAGCCCCTGCTCGCCGGCGCCGGAGGCTTCTTCGCCCCGCACGTGCGCGCGTACATGCGCCGCACCGGCGCCCCCGACACGATCGGCTCCCTCGTCGCGTACAAGGACCGGCGCAACGCGCTCAAGAACCCGTACGCCCACCTCCACGAGCACGACCTCACCCTGGAGAAGGTCCAGGCCTCCCCGATGCTCTGGGACCCCATCCGCTACTCCGAGACCTGCCCCTCCTCGGACGGCGCCTGCGCCATGATCCTCACGGACCGCGCCGGAGCCGACCGCGCGCCACGGCCGCCCGCCTGGCTGCACGGCGGGGCGATGCGCAGCGAACCCACCCTCTTCGCCGGCAAGGACTTCGTCTCCCCGCGGGCCGGCCGGGACTGCGCCGCCGACGTCTACCGGCAGGCCGGCGTCACCGACCCCCGGCGGCAGATCGACGCCGTCGAGATGTACGTGCCGTTCTCCTGGTACGAACCCATGTGGCTGGAGAACCTCGGCTTCGCCGAGGAGGGCGAGGGCTGGAAGCTCACCGAGGCCGGGGTGACCGAGCTCGACGGCGACCTGCCCGTGAACCCCTCGGGCGGGGTCCTCTCCACCAACCCCATCGGAGCCTCCGGGATGATCCGCTTCGCCGAGGCCGCGCTCCAGGTACGGGGGGACGCCGGCGAGCACCAGGTCGA contains these protein-coding regions:
- a CDS encoding thiolase domain-containing protein; its protein translation is MPGKEPVAVVGIGQTKHVAARRDVSIAGLVREAALRALEDAELTWADVDAVVIGKAPDFFEGVMMPELYLADALGAVGKPMLRVHTAGSVGGSTALVAANLVSARVHRTVLTLAFEKQSESNAMWGLSLPVPFQQPLLAGAGGFFAPHVRAYMRRTGAPDTIGSLVAYKDRRNALKNPYAHLHEHDLTLEKVQASPMLWDPIRYSETCPSSDGACAMILTDRAGADRAPRPPAWLHGGAMRSEPTLFAGKDFVSPRAGRDCAADVYRQAGVTDPRRQIDAVEMYVPFSWYEPMWLENLGFAEEGEGWKLTEAGVTELDGDLPVNPSGGVLSTNPIGASGMIRFAEAALQVRGDAGEHQVEGARRALGHAYGGGAQFFSMWLVGDTPPTG